ATCGTGACATGATTGTCGCTGTTTCCATTGCCAGGGACAACATCGACCCTGCGGACAGGATTGATACGTCCTTACCTTCACGCACGATCCGTCCCTTCCCCAATTGCAGAGGTTTCTTCATATCAACCGATTCTATTCCGACTATATTCCCCCTAGGAAATCTAATCGCGGATGGTCCATCTTCGATCAACATCATTGTGTACAACATTCTGCTCAACTCGTTCTCATCTGTCGGGGCCATCAGAGTGAGATCCGGCACAATACTCAAAAAGCTTATATCAAAGACTCCGTGATGCGTCGCTCCGTCCCTCCCGACAAGCCCTGCCCTGTCGACAACGAATCTGACCGGCAGCTTCTGCAGGGCAACATCGTGAATGATCTGATCGAATCCTCTCTGAAGGAATGTCGAATATATCGCTACAAACGGTTTATAGCCTTCTTTAGCAAGGCCTGCCGCAAAAGTAACTGCGTGCTGCTCACTGATTCCGACATCGAAAAATCTTTCGGGAAACTTTTCCGCGAACTCTGACAGACCGGTCCCTTCCTTCATCGCCGCCGTCACAGCTACGACCTTCTCATCCTTCGAAGCAATATTACAGAGCGTCTTCCCAAAGAACCTGCTATAGCTTTCCTTACCAGGACTCGATTTGGACCCTCCCGTTTTTTTATAAAAGCTTCCAACCCCGTGGAATTTTTCTGCGTCTTTCTCGGCGAACTGGTAGCCCTTGCCTTTTTTCGTCATGGCATGGATCATAATTGGCCCGGGGATCTGGTGAAGCAGGGAAAATGTCTCTACAAGCTGTCGAATATCATGACCATCAAGAGGTCCAAGATAGCGGAATCCGAGTTCCTCAAAAAGAATAGTGGGTACGACCAGGTTCTTGATGCTCTCTTTGATCCGACTCGCCAGTTTTCTTGCCTTCCCACCCAGAGCTGGTATTTTTCCGAGAAGTTCCCATACATCGGCCTCAAGCTGAAGATATGGTTTTTTTGTCGTTATACGGGTGAGGTAGCGAGCGAGCGCTCCAACATTCTTCGATATGGACATTTCATTGTCATTCAGGATTATCACGAACCTGTTCATCTTTAGATGGCCTGCATGATTGATTCCTTCAAAAGACATGCCCCCTGAAACCGCACCATCCCCGACTATACTGATTATGAAATTATCTCCACCCTTAAGATCCCGTGCGACTGCAAAGCCTGTCGCCGCCGAAATAGCGGTGCAGGCATGGCCAACACCAAAACAGTCATGTTCACTTTCGTGAATATTTGGAAAACCGGAGATTCCGTTCCGTGTCCTGAGAGATCGGAACGCTTCCCTTCTACCCGTTATAATCTTATGAGCATAGCTCTGGTGGCCGACATCCCATACAATTTTGTCGTCCGGTGAATCAAACACATAATGCAGAGCCAGCGTAATTTCTACGGCTCCCAGACTCGAGGCCAGATGTCCGCCTCTTATGGACACTACTTCTATGATATACTTCCTGATCTCTTCTGCCAGGACCTCCAGATCCTCTATAGATAGCCCCTTCAGATCCCGTGGCGAATCGATACTATTAAGAAATCTGTATTTCAGGGTTTGTTCCTTTCACTATAGAAGACCATAGGTCAGAAGGACTCCAAGCGCTGTGCCGACCATTACGTCCAGAGGCCTGAATTGAAGCACTCTTGTTATCTTTGCGGATCTCAAGCTTTTGTATTCCTTGATATTTGTAATTATTTCGTTCAAAACATCGGCCTGTTTCTCTTTCTGCCGTTTCAATCTCATCATATCATGAATAATGACCAGACAATATGTCGTCGTGACGGAAAATAGTATAGAAGAATAACCATACTTGATCCCTATGAGTGCGGCTACGGACCCGAATACGCTGGCATGGAGATTGGGCATCCCATCTGCCTGGAAAAATCTGGCGATATCAAACTTTCTGTTTATCAGAGAATAAAGGATCCCCTTCAACAACTGCACGAGAATCGCGCAAATCACCGGAAGAAGAAATATATCCCTGTAAAACAACTGCTTGATCATCTTCAGGAGACCCTCTCCAGAAAGAGTTTGAATAACGATTCGATCCTGCCGTCATCGCCGGCAGTCTTTACGATCTCAATAGATTCATCAATAAGACACTTTGCCATCTTTTCGGCGGATTCCAGCCCAAAGCAAGCGGGCCATGTAATTTTCCCTTTTTCATCATCCTTTCGCAAGCCTTTTCCAACCAGCTTCTCATCCCCCCGAACATCAAGAATGTCATCTGCGATCTGAAAGGCCAGACCGGCTTTCCTGCCAGCCTCCTTTATCTGCACAATAACATCCTGTCCTACCCCAGAAAGAATTGCACCGATTCCCATCGAAGTGCTTATCAGTTCTGCTGTTTTCCGAGCATGGATAAACCTTACAATATTTTCGTCTGGTCTCTTCCCTTCCCCCTCGATATCTGCGACTTGCCCACCGACAAGCATCTTCGATCCCGCAGTCTTCGAAAGCAATCTTACTGCTGAGATAATGTCTTTAACCGCAGGATCTTTCAACTCGCTTATTAGTTGAAACGCATATGCCTGAAGGGCATCTCCAGCCAACAAGGCTACAGCCTCGCCATATTTTATGTGACATGAAGGCCTGCCTCTTCTCGTATCGTCATCATCCAGACAAGGAAGGTCGTCATGGATCAGAGTATATGCGTGTAGACACTCGATAGCACACCCTGCGGTCATCGCGGCTGTACGGTGCTTTCCACCCAGCACCTCATGAGTCCACACACATAGTATGGCTCTAAGCCTCTTCCCCCCACCCAGGACGGCGTATCTCATAGCGTTATGAAGTGATTCCGGACGCTCCGAACCATGCGGAAGAATCTCTTCCAGGAGAGCATTGATCTCGTTCCTGGCCTGATCCAGTCCACCACCATTAACTTTGCCCGGTTCACTATTCATTGGCAGAGTCACTTTCGAACTCTTCCGACAGTTTTTTTATCCTCTCGTCGGCCTGCTGCAGAATAACTCTGCATTTTCTACCGATTTTCATTCCCTCTTCATATAGCTTGATGCTTTCTTCCAGAGGAACGACTTCATCCTCGAGACGTCTTACAATCTCCTCAAGTCTTTCTATCGATTCTTCGAAATTGACTTTTACCGCCATCCCTTTTCCTTTCCTTTTTTCTCGACAAGGCAAGACGCGTTTCCATCGTGGAACATAACTTTTATTCGCTGACCGGTCGAGACACCGTCTACAGATCCGACCACTTCATTTCCATCTCCGGTCATGCAGAACGTGTAGCCTCTTTTCAGAATACCCAGAGGATAGAGCCCTTCCATCGTCCTTATGATACCATCAGATCTGCTCTTCTTCATGCGAATACTTCCCAATATTTCAGATCTTATCAGTCCCTGCAACCTCCTGAGAGATTCCTTTCCTGCTTTTATATTACCATCGGGAGTATTCCCCACCAGCCGTTTCGTCGAATCTGCGAGTCGCCGTTCTGACACTCTGCATTTGTTCCCCAGACTGACGTTCATGGAGTTTGCAGCATCATCTATATGAGAAAGATGACTATTCGATATTCCGGACCAGAGTTCATCAAGTCTCGCAGTCAGGTCTTCGACTCTTAATAAAGCATCATCTTTCTTGTGTTCGAATAGTTCAAAAACGCTTCCTCGCATTATATATTCGACAAGATTCAGCCGTCTCTCAGAAGACTGGAGCCAGTTTTTTCTTATACTTTCAGCAAATCTATCAAGCCTGTCCAATATATCCATCCTGGAAGGAGTTGCC
This genomic stretch from Candidatus Latescibacterota bacterium harbors:
- the dxs gene encoding 1-deoxy-D-xylulose-5-phosphate synthase, with protein sequence MKYRFLNSIDSPRDLKGLSIEDLEVLAEEIRKYIIEVVSIRGGHLASSLGAVEITLALHYVFDSPDDKIVWDVGHQSYAHKIITGRREAFRSLRTRNGISGFPNIHESEHDCFGVGHACTAISAATGFAVARDLKGGDNFIISIVGDGAVSGGMSFEGINHAGHLKMNRFVIILNDNEMSISKNVGALARYLTRITTKKPYLQLEADVWELLGKIPALGGKARKLASRIKESIKNLVVPTILFEELGFRYLGPLDGHDIRQLVETFSLLHQIPGPIMIHAMTKKGKGYQFAEKDAEKFHGVGSFYKKTGGSKSSPGKESYSRFFGKTLCNIASKDEKVVAVTAAMKEGTGLSEFAEKFPERFFDVGISEQHAVTFAAGLAKEGYKPFVAIYSTFLQRGFDQIIHDVALQKLPVRFVVDRAGLVGRDGATHHGVFDISFLSIVPDLTLMAPTDENELSRMLYTMMLIEDGPSAIRFPRGNIVGIESVDMKKPLQLGKGRIVREGKDVSILSAGSMLSLAMETATIMSR
- a CDS encoding divergent PAP2 family protein, whose amino-acid sequence is MIKQLFYRDIFLLPVICAILVQLLKGILYSLINRKFDIARFFQADGMPNLHASVFGSVAALIGIKYGYSSILFSVTTTYCLVIIHDMMRLKRQKEKQADVLNEIITNIKEYKSLRSAKITRVLQFRPLDVMVGTALGVLLTYGLL
- a CDS encoding polyprenyl synthetase family protein yields the protein MNSEPGKVNGGGLDQARNEINALLEEILPHGSERPESLHNAMRYAVLGGGKRLRAILCVWTHEVLGGKHRTAAMTAGCAIECLHAYTLIHDDLPCLDDDDTRRGRPSCHIKYGEAVALLAGDALQAYAFQLISELKDPAVKDIISAVRLLSKTAGSKMLVGGQVADIEGEGKRPDENIVRFIHARKTAELISTSMGIGAILSGVGQDVIVQIKEAGRKAGLAFQIADDILDVRGDEKLVGKGLRKDDEKGKITWPACFGLESAEKMAKCLIDESIEIVKTAGDDGRIESLFKLFLERVS
- the xseB gene encoding exodeoxyribonuclease VII small subunit, with protein sequence MAVKVNFEESIERLEEIVRRLEDEVVPLEESIKLYEEGMKIGRKCRVILQQADERIKKLSEEFESDSANE